The Gloeobacter violaceus PCC 7421 DNA window TCTAGTTTTTGAGGAGTACTGCCATGACTAACGGCCCGGTCCGGCCCCGCCTCGAATTTCCGACTGCTCTACTCACACTCGCCACACCAATTCTGACTTTTGTACTGTTCTTTGCGCTGTCTTTTTCGGTCGCCAACGATCTGGGCCGGGCGTTTCTGGCTCTCCTGGTCGCGTTCATCATCATTTTGCTGGTGGGCTTTCTGGTGCCGGCCGTCTACCGCCGTATCAACCGCGGCAGCCTGCTGGTCCACACGAGCGCCTCGTTTTTCTTTGGCCTGGTCAGTGCCCTGTTTTTGACCCTGGGCAACTTGAGCCCCTGGATTATCTGCTGGATCGTGCTTTGTTTGTTTTGGGCTTATCTGCCCAACCCGAGCTTCCACCGCAGCCTGGAAGAAAATTTTGGCGATCTGTTCAACTAAGGCTCACTTGCGGCGCTTGAGCCGTTCGAGTTCCTGCTCCAGTTCCCAATCGCGAAAGCGCGCATCGAGGTCGTCGGAGCCTTCAAAGCCCATACTGCGGGCGGAGCGCGCGGCGGTCTCACCCTGCTGGGCAGCCATGTGCGCTTCGAGTTCCTGACGTTTTTGGGCAATGCGGCTCAGCATCGCCGCTGTCTGCTGCTGTTGCTCCTTGAGCACGCTCATCTGGCCCCACAGTTCGTTGCCGCGGCGCAGCAGGGCGTCGGAGCGCTCCTTGGCAGCCTGGGCCAGATCCTCGCGCCCGCCCGCCTTGGCCTGGGCGATGCGATCCTGCCACTTTTGCACATCGCGGGCTACCGCGACGATCTCATCTTGAATGCGGCGCATGTCGGCCTGGCACTGGGTCAGTTGTTGCTCGGCTTCCGCCTCCTGCTGACGGACATTTTCGAGCAGCACCAGCAATTTGAGGCGCGGATTTTTTTCGAGGAATTCTTCCAGGCGACCTTCGAGGAACTGGCTGAAATCTTCCCAAACGCCCATAGAAATTCAGTCGCCTCCGATGGTCAAGGTGTGCGTGTGCCCCTTTCGCTTCAGAATAACGCGGTCGGCCTCGATCCGCTCCAATCGCCAGCCTTTGCCGACTTTCCCCCCGGGGAGATGTTCGCCGAACCGCTCTCCCAATTGCAGCAGCGCCGCCACCGGCTTACCCGCGGTTTCTATCACGCCCACCAGCCTGGCGGGGGGGTGCAGCGTTTCGGAAGCTGCAGCAACC harbors:
- a CDS encoding TIGR04376 family protein, whose protein sequence is MGVWEDFSQFLEGRLEEFLEKNPRLKLLVLLENVRQQEAEAEQQLTQCQADMRRIQDEIVAVARDVQKWQDRIAQAKAGGREDLAQAAKERSDALLRRGNELWGQMSVLKEQQQQTAAMLSRIAQKRQELEAHMAAQQGETAARSARSMGFEGSDDLDARFRDWELEQELERLKRRK